From a region of the Daphnia pulicaria isolate SC F1-1A chromosome 1, SC_F0-13Bv2, whole genome shotgun sequence genome:
- the LOC124327486 gene encoding serine/threonine-protein kinase WNK-like, translated as MSRTKAIMPNRIATKAREESEKGLREILGNQSCQMNNIIRTIFQTHCQFDEPSPKLVLGCRSPSQSPSRSSGSFIAKRNPASRPPSKTNSKEHLASVPPRSTNSTQPNNTPLGRMEQSWPPPSTTSGKTGPSKSVEALNRQVKAVNSKVSKIPSHNVAARPRPGITNKIKRQNSVSESGSPPSIKAEETAAVAATSSSKLATDLINLSISKTLCQQLSIDQDSETVPSQPKSTELDSVQQPQPAVKEEVEEEGKKNSLETIAKTDSLPAVVGGGHRENGHEKEEESDETHANEENEEQAVATSPDERFLKFEEEFGRGSFKTVYRGLDTQTGVSVAWCELQPDRFLSVWGSVSHSQTFGGADRRGVESMGRVSGKIIRHNRPPPVPQQQQQQPATVVVQQPPPQVVQPVIQQVVQQPIQQVVQQPIQQVIQQPIQQPIQQPFQQPIQQPQTAESWINRWRSSNNNKLLRRHSR; from the exons ATGTCGAGAACTAAAGCTATCATGCCCAATCGGATAGCCACCAAGGCAAGAGAGGAGTCTGAGAAGGGGCTCAGGGAGATATTGGGCAACCAAAGTTGTCAGATGAACAACATCATCAGAACCATCTTCCAGACTCACTGCCAGTTTGACGAGCCCAGCCCTAAATTGGTGTTGGGCTGCAGGAGTCCCAGTCAGAGTCCTTCACGCAGCAGTGGCAGCTTcatagcaaaaagaaatccTGCTTCCAGGCCGCCCAGTAAGACCAACAGTAAAGAGCACCTAGCTTCCGTTCCACCCAGGTCTACCAACAGCACCCAACCCAACAATACTCCTCTAGGTAGGATGGAGCAGTCTTGGCCCCCACCTTCTACGACTTCTGGAAAAACTGGTCCTTCCAAAAGTGTGGAAGCCCTCAATCGTCAAGTCAAAGCTGTGAATAGCAAAGTCTCTAAAATCCCCTCACACAATGTGGCAGCCAGACCCAGACCAGGCATTACGAACAAGATCAAGAGGCAAAACAGTGTGTCAGAGTCTGGTTCCCCACCGTCAATCAAAGCAGAGgaaactgctgctgttgctgcaaccagcagcagcaaattggCCACAGACTTGATCAACCTGTCCATTTCCAAGACGCTCTGCCAACAACTGTCAATTGATCAGGACTCTGAAACAGTCCCCAGTCAGCCCAAGTCAACTGAGCTGGACTCTGTGCAGCAGCCCCAGCCGGCCGTCaaggaagaagtagaagaagaaggcaagAAGAATAGCCTGGAAACGATTGCCAAAACGGACTCGCTGCCTGCCGTAGTAGGCGGTGGTCATCGGGAAAACGGTCACGAGAAAGAGGAGGAGAGTGACGAGACACACGCCAACGAAGAGAACGAAGAACAGGCGGTGGCCACATCGCCGGACGAGCGTTTCCTCAAATTCGAGGAGGAATTTGGCCGCGGTAGTTTCAAGACCGTCTATCGAGGACTTGACACGCAAACGGGAGTTTCAGTCGCCTGGTGCGAACttcag CCAGACCGATTCTTATCCGTTTGGGGGTCAGTTTCCCATTCACAGACATTCGGCGGGGCCGACAGGCGCGGGGTCGAGTCTATGGGTCGAGTCTCTGGCAAA ATCATACGTCACAATCGGCCGCCTCCTGttccccaacagcagcagcagcagcctgcaACTGTTGTTGTACAACAGCCTCCTCCTCAAGTGGTGCAACCAGTCATACAGCAAGTTGTCCAGCAGCCTATTCAGCAGGTTGTCCAGCAACCTATTCAGCAGGTTATCCAACAGCCGATTCAACAGCCTATCCAGCAGCCTTTTCAGCAGCCCATCCAGCAGCCCCAAACTGCTGAATCCTG gatCAATCGATGGcgatccagcaacaacaacaaacttcTCCGGCGCCACAGCCGTTGA
- the LOC124343777 gene encoding transcription factor SPT20 homolog, protein MFPSQQLPLTITTGLVTPPQQLCIQQQQQQQQQHIMQQQHLITQQVAANQQQLTVQAIQNQNHQQQQTLHQVNQQIQQQQQQLQQVNQQIQQQQSVQIQQQLLQHQQILMNQPMTTSQQIDHQGFSQSQPQHQQQLYQQQPAEVPA, encoded by the coding sequence ATGTTTCCCAGTCAGCAATTACCTTTAACCATAACGACGGGATTGGTTACCCCGCCTCAACAGCTctgcatccagcagcagcagcaacaacagcaacaacacatAATGCAGCAACAGCATTTGATCACGCAGCAAGTGGCTGCCAACCAGCAACAGCTGACGGTTCAGGCGATACAGAACCAGAAccaccaacagcaacaaacGCTGCACCAAGTCAATCAGCAgatccagcaacaacagcaacagttgCAGCAAGTGAACCAACaaatccagcagcaacagtcgGTTCAGATCCAACAACAACTCTTGCAACATCAACAGATCTTGATGAATCAACCGATGACAACTTCTCAGCAAATTGATCACCAGGGATTTAGTCAATCACAGccgcaacatcaacaacagctCTATCAGCAGCAACCAGCTGAAGTGCCTGCCTAG
- the LOC124343477 gene encoding endoribonuclease Dcr-1-like — translation MLDEIDPLSTDKSHVNSQGTSVNLKKSQLTSFSLTALEERIGYEFTDKTLLGRALTHSSANATKCPSRDGENLEVLGDASLDTVVLDLLLDLNPRYNQGQLSVLKSAITCNDTLAVIAVRTGLHLLLQHRLPAKQVKELESFVDHQNKNHHLFSHEKELVVISSSEGDRAFEIDYPKVYADAFESLIGALRIDCDREDKVIRQVVLNLMGFVIVKFHTNIPVCPLQRVNQNRIKPEFKEEKNLPDGTVNVTLEVKNFQSFHGSGPSLKSAKTAAAKLAITTMPWCPTQNQAQGRKHKRTKSDPLYGQLLEKGLGTEHGACHPNYIDRLK, via the exons ATGTTAGACGAGATCGATCCTCTTTCTACGGACAAATCTCACGTCAACTCTCAG GGTACATcggttaatttaaaaaaatcgcaaCTAACGAGCTTTTCTTTGACCGCCCTCGAAGAAAGAATCGGCTACGAATTCACGGACAAAACTTTGTTAGGTCGCGCACTGACCCACAGCTCAGCCAATGCAACGAAATGCCCATCTCGAGACGGAGAAAACCTGGAGGTTTTAGGGGATGCATCCTTGG ataCCGTTGTTTTGGATCTTCTTCTGGATCTAAACCCTCGGTATAACCAAGGACAGCTATCTGTCTTGAAGTCGGCCATAACATGCAACGACACGCTAGCTGTTATTGCGGTCAGAACGGGCCTACATTTGTTACTGCAACATCGGCTCCCAGCAAAACAAGTAAAAGAACTCGAAAGTTTTGTGGACCATCAGAACAAAAACCATCATTTATTCTCGCACGAAAAA gaaCTCGTCGTTATCTCTTCATCTGAAGGAGACCGAGCCTTTGAGATTGACTATCCGaaagtttacgccgatgcgttTGAGTCTCTCATTGGCGCGTTGCGTATAGATTGCGATCGAGAAGACAAGGTCATCAGACAAGTTGTCTTAAACCTCATGGGCTTCGTGATAG tcaAATTCCACACAAACATTCCCGTCTGCCCACTACAACGTGTGAATCAAAATAGAATCAAGCCCGaattcaa ggaaGAAAAGAACCTTCCAGACGGAACTGTCAACGTCACATTGGAAGTAAAGAATTTTCAATCCTTCCACGGTTCCGGACCATCATTGAAGTCAGCCAAGACTGCTGCAGCAAAGCTTGCTATAACGACGATGCCTTGGTGTCCAACCCAAAACCAAGCACAAGGGAGAAAACACAAGCGAACTAAAAGTGACCCCTTATATGGGCAGCTTTTAGAGAAGGGGCTGGGCACGGAACACGGAGCGTGCCATCCTAATTATATTGATCGGCTTAAATAA